A single window of Ignavibacteriales bacterium DNA harbors:
- a CDS encoding putative LPS assembly protein LptD, producing MKYLSTLILFLICTSLFAQQKDTLTFKKTDSLLTTVKDSLSQSDTAKSQKKYDVDAVVFSSSSDSLIFDIPQKKMYLYGSADLKYKTTELKSGKIFVDYKTNDLEAFGIEDKSDTAKVKLKEAPQLAEGTDKYEGESIRYNFKSQRGFIALAKNKNKGQNYAGEDVKKVNQNTFFIKNGTFTTCDNDTPHTYFSASEMKVIQKDKIIARWIFMYIGGVPFPIPLPFAVFPNETGRRSGLIIPTYGQANDRGQYFSNFGYFFAISDYMDLALNGDYYFKGGWGTRSRYRYAKRYDFSGSFNAGYSNVVRVDPTNSIESRQKDWNLSFYHNQQINPTMRLDINLQFISSSYLTNNSINYNDLLSQDITSNATFSKVWDESGASMSINYSRTQNISTGNLNESLPNINFSKSMTYPFKRENLESTLDQKWYELIGYSYSGQFTNNRRTVDHHLDIHAGFQHNIALSASPKIGYFNFSPSFNYTEKWYNKRLKQEYKTIEVTNPQTGIKSTRDTLVESNINELNFVRTFNMSVSASTKLYGIMNPNLLGIESFRHTLMPSVSYIYTPNFSDDKWGYYDSYTLPDGKVIRYDKFGREIFGGVSSGQSQALNFSLGNVFEIKMAKSPNDTTKEQKKIQLLNLNASVGYNFAADSLRLSDFNLGYRTQIGDLLSFSGSSSYTFYDFKAGQKVNQFLASNKKGLFRLTNFNFSVSTSITGEKVKGKEENIEQNQTVKEENSVFNKKDYSALYDDSQSPDLSIPWNLSLSYNYNFSKPTPDQSFSSSNLNADLGFSLTKNWKFTLRGSYDFDRKEISAPQITIYRDLHCWEMNFTWNPLGLYSGFHFEIRIKASELQDIKITKSGGLYSGKRY from the coding sequence ATGAAGTATCTATCCACATTAATATTATTTTTGATCTGCACCTCTCTGTTTGCACAGCAAAAAGATACTCTCACATTTAAAAAAACTGATTCTCTTTTAACGACTGTAAAAGATTCTCTTTCACAATCCGATACAGCCAAATCTCAAAAAAAATATGATGTTGATGCAGTTGTATTTTCCAGCTCATCCGATTCGCTCATTTTCGATATTCCTCAAAAGAAAATGTATCTCTATGGTTCCGCAGATCTGAAATATAAAACAACTGAATTGAAGAGCGGAAAGATATTTGTTGATTACAAAACGAACGACCTTGAAGCATTTGGTATTGAGGACAAATCCGATACAGCAAAGGTAAAACTCAAAGAAGCTCCGCAGCTTGCTGAAGGAACTGATAAGTACGAGGGTGAAAGTATCAGATATAATTTCAAAAGCCAACGCGGATTTATAGCTCTCGCTAAAAATAAAAACAAAGGACAGAATTACGCGGGCGAGGATGTAAAGAAGGTTAATCAGAATACTTTTTTCATAAAGAACGGAACATTTACAACTTGCGACAACGATACACCTCATACATATTTTTCTGCAAGTGAAATGAAAGTCATACAGAAAGATAAAATTATTGCACGCTGGATTTTTATGTACATAGGCGGAGTTCCATTTCCAATCCCGCTGCCCTTTGCAGTTTTTCCAAATGAGACCGGAAGGAGATCGGGTTTAATAATTCCAACATACGGACAAGCGAACGATCGGGGGCAATATTTCAGCAACTTCGGATACTTCTTTGCGATAAGCGATTATATGGATTTAGCTCTCAACGGAGATTATTATTTCAAAGGAGGTTGGGGCACCCGCTCAAGATATCGTTATGCTAAACGATATGATTTTTCCGGTTCATTCAATGCAGGTTATTCAAATGTGGTTCGTGTGGATCCAACTAATTCTATAGAAAGCAGGCAGAAAGATTGGAATCTATCATTTTATCATAACCAACAGATTAATCCAACTATGCGCCTCGATATTAATTTGCAATTTATTTCATCCAGCTATTTGACAAATAATAGTATCAACTATAACGATCTCTTATCACAAGATATAACTTCAAATGCAACATTCAGTAAAGTGTGGGATGAATCCGGTGCGAGTATGTCAATCAATTACAGCAGAACACAGAATATTTCTACCGGGAATTTAAACGAATCACTGCCGAATATTAATTTTTCCAAATCAATGACTTATCCTTTTAAACGAGAAAATCTTGAATCCACGCTTGATCAGAAATGGTATGAGTTGATCGGTTACAGTTATTCCGGTCAATTCACTAATAACCGGAGAACAGTTGACCATCATTTGGATATTCATGCGGGGTTTCAACATAATATCGCATTAAGCGCGTCTCCAAAGATCGGCTATTTTAATTTTTCACCGAGCTTTAACTACACCGAAAAATGGTATAACAAGCGCTTGAAGCAAGAGTATAAAACCATTGAGGTTACAAATCCTCAAACCGGAATCAAATCCACCAGAGACACATTGGTGGAATCTAATATCAATGAATTAAATTTTGTGCGCACATTTAATATGAGTGTTTCTGCTTCTACCAAACTTTATGGAATTATGAATCCAAATCTTTTAGGGATTGAATCGTTCAGACATACACTTATGCCTTCAGTATCTTATATTTACACCCCAAATTTTTCAGATGATAAATGGGGATACTACGATTCGTACACATTGCCGGACGGCAAAGTTATCAGGTATGATAAATTCGGGAGAGAAATTTTCGGTGGAGTTTCTTCAGGACAGAGCCAGGCTTTGAATTTTTCTCTCGGTAATGTTTTTGAAATTAAGATGGCTAAAAGTCCTAACGATACAACCAAAGAGCAGAAAAAGATTCAACTTCTCAATCTGAACGCAAGCGTCGGGTATAATTTTGCGGCAGATAGTTTGAGACTTTCCGATTTTAATTTGGGATACAGAACTCAAATCGGTGATCTATTAAGTTTCTCCGGTTCATCATCATATACATTTTATGATTTTAAAGCCGGTCAGAAGGTCAATCAGTTCCTTGCTTCAAACAAAAAAGGATTGTTCCGGTTAACCAATTTCAATTTTTCCGTCTCAACAAGTATTACCGGAGAAAAAGTTAAAGGTAAAGAAGAAAATATAGAGCAGAATCAAACTGTTAAAGAAGAAAATAGCGTCTTCAATAAAAAAGATTATTCTGCATTATATGATGACAGCCAATCTCCGGATCTATCAATACCATGGAATTTAAGTTTGAGTTACAATTATAATTTTTCCAAACCTACTCCCGATCAATCTTTTTCATCTTCGAATTTGAATGCCGATCTGGGATTCAGTTTAACAAAGAATTGGAAATTCACTTTGCGCGGCAGTTATGATTTTGACCGTAAAGAAATTTCTGCTCCTCAAATAACGATCTACCGCGATCTTCACTGCTGGGAAATGAATTTTACATGGAATCCGCTTGGGCTTTACAGCGGTTTTCATTTCGAGATTCGAATCAAAGCTTCGGAACTTCAAGATATAAAAATTACAAAATCGGGCGGGTTATACTCCGGTAAGAGATACTAG
- a CDS encoding NAD(P)/FAD-dependent oxidoreductase, translating to MKKVVIIGGGFGGLTAAKSLKHADVEITLIDKTNHYLFQPLLYQVATAALSPGDIAAPIRAILNNQKNVHVIMSEVINIDTEQKKVFLHDDQFEYDYLIVAVGSRHSYFGKDEWEKYAPGLKAISDALFIREKILLSFEKAERAHLETEIQKYLTFVIVGGGPTGVELAGAIAEISKKTMLKDFRSIDSSKTKIILVEAQSRILSSYDPYLSEKAKTELESLGVTVMLNTKVSDINEHGVNLGGEFIETPNVIWAAGNVIPRIIKTLKTNLDHAGRVIVENDCSVKDHPEIFVIGDAALILKDKMPLQGIAPVAIQQGKFVAKIIFHNIPEEKRKPFKYFDKGSLATIGRAKAVMQIGKFKASGFVAWIAWVFVHILYLIGFRNRYKVLAEWIWYYLTYRQGIRLITQKTDL from the coding sequence ATGAAGAAGGTAGTTATAATCGGTGGAGGATTTGGCGGACTAACGGCGGCCAAGTCTCTTAAGCATGCAGATGTTGAAATAACATTGATTGACAAAACAAACCATTATTTATTCCAGCCGCTTCTTTATCAAGTTGCCACTGCAGCTCTTTCTCCGGGAGACATTGCTGCGCCGATACGCGCAATTCTGAACAATCAAAAAAATGTGCACGTAATTATGAGCGAAGTAATAAATATAGATACGGAACAGAAAAAAGTTTTTTTACATGATGATCAGTTCGAATATGATTATTTGATTGTTGCAGTCGGTTCGCGTCATTCATATTTTGGAAAAGATGAATGGGAAAAATATGCACCCGGTTTAAAAGCAATTTCTGATGCTCTCTTTATCCGTGAAAAGATTTTACTTTCATTCGAGAAGGCAGAGCGTGCACACTTAGAAACAGAAATTCAGAAATATTTAACATTTGTAATTGTTGGAGGCGGACCAACCGGAGTTGAACTTGCCGGAGCCATTGCCGAAATTTCGAAGAAAACTATGCTTAAAGATTTCCGAAGTATTGATTCATCAAAAACAAAAATAATTTTAGTTGAAGCACAGAGCAGAATCCTTTCAAGTTATGATCCTTATCTAAGCGAAAAAGCAAAAACTGAACTTGAATCACTTGGTGTAACTGTCATGTTAAATACAAAAGTTTCAGATATTAATGAGCATGGTGTAAATCTCGGCGGAGAATTTATAGAAACACCAAACGTAATCTGGGCTGCGGGAAATGTGATACCGAGGATAATAAAAACTTTGAAAACAAATTTAGATCATGCGGGAAGAGTGATTGTCGAAAATGATTGCAGCGTTAAAGATCATCCGGAAATATTTGTAATCGGGGATGCCGCATTGATTCTTAAAGATAAAATGCCATTACAAGGAATTGCACCGGTCGCAATACAGCAAGGAAAGTTTGTGGCAAAAATAATTTTTCACAACATTCCCGAAGAAAAAAGAAAACCATTCAAATATTTCGATAAGGGAAGTCTTGCGACAATAGGGCGCGCTAAAGCGGTTATGCAAATTGGAAAATTCAAAGCATCTGGATTTGTTGCCTGGATTGCATGGGTATTTGTTCACATTCTATATTTGATCGGTTTCCGCAACCGCTACAAAGTTTTAGCCGAGTGGATCTGGTATTATTTAACATACCGTCAAGGCATCCGGTTAATTACGCAAAAAACGGATTTATGA
- a CDS encoding NAD(P)-binding domain-containing protein has translation MKKIGVLGSGVVGQALANGFLKYGYQVKIGTSNTGKLSEWKSKAGANASVGSFADAASFGELIVLAVKGTAALKAIELANPSSLSGKTVIDTTNPIADAPPQNGVLKFFTNLDESLMEKIQNAYPTINFVKSFSCVGNAFMVDPKFPGGKPTMFICGNNEKAKDEVKEILNQFGWELEDMGKAESARAIEPLCMLWCIPGIQSGQWMHAFKLLKM, from the coding sequence ATGAAAAAAATCGGAGTACTCGGTTCAGGTGTTGTTGGTCAGGCACTGGCAAACGGATTTTTGAAATATGGATACCAAGTAAAAATCGGTACAAGCAATACAGGTAAATTATCAGAATGGAAATCGAAAGCCGGCGCGAATGCAAGCGTTGGAAGTTTTGCCGATGCTGCTTCATTTGGAGAGTTAATTGTTTTAGCTGTGAAAGGAACCGCTGCACTAAAAGCAATTGAATTGGCAAATCCGTCTTCCCTTTCAGGTAAAACTGTAATTGATACAACAAACCCGATTGCCGATGCACCGCCGCAAAACGGTGTATTAAAATTCTTTACCAATCTTGATGAATCTCTAATGGAGAAAATTCAAAATGCTTATCCGACGATTAATTTCGTGAAATCGTTCAGTTGTGTTGGAAATGCATTCATGGTAGATCCGAAATTTCCCGGCGGAAAACCTACTATGTTTATCTGCGGTAATAATGAAAAAGCAAAAGACGAAGTGAAGGAAATTCTAAATCAATTTGGTTGGGAATTGGAAGATATGGGTAAAGCCGAATCAGCAAGAGCAATTGAACCATTGTGCATGTTATGGTGCATACCCGGAATTCAGAGCGGTCAATGGATGCACGCATTTAAACTTTTAAAAATGTAA